In Gimesia sp., a single genomic region encodes these proteins:
- a CDS encoding nucleotide sugar dehydrogenase — MANQLEQAIKDKSAIIGIIGLGYVGLPLIDAFVNTGFKTMGFDVDQNKVDQLQAGKSYIKHIPSETVAKWIAKEQFEATADFSRMKEADALLICVPTPLTTSRDPDLTYVENTAKVIAETLRPGQLVVLESTTYPTTTRDVMLPILDNAGLKVGEDYYLAYSPEREDPGNPDFSAAGIPKVVGGMEENSLRIASALYSHAVVNVIQVSSPEVAEACKILENTYRAVNIAMVNELKTLFDRMDIDVWEVIDAAKTKPFGFQAFYPGPGLGGHCIPIDPFYLSWLARKEGQTTRFIELAGEVNTRMPRYVIDRLAEFMNEKAKPLKGSKICMLGVAYKKDVDDPRESPSFHLLDLLMERGVDFTYNDPHIPKLPKMRHHDVPAMESQELTPEYLAAQDCVLIATDHSAYDYDFIVKHSQMVLDTRNATKNVTEGREKIFKA; from the coding sequence ATGGCAAATCAGCTTGAGCAGGCGATCAAGGACAAATCAGCAATTATCGGCATTATCGGCCTGGGCTACGTCGGGCTCCCGCTGATTGACGCGTTCGTCAACACTGGTTTCAAAACGATGGGGTTTGACGTTGATCAGAACAAAGTCGATCAACTGCAGGCCGGCAAAAGTTATATTAAGCACATCCCATCCGAAACCGTTGCCAAGTGGATTGCGAAAGAACAGTTCGAAGCGACCGCTGACTTCTCCCGGATGAAAGAAGCAGACGCCCTGCTGATCTGTGTTCCAACACCCCTGACCACCAGCCGGGACCCCGACCTGACCTATGTGGAAAACACCGCGAAAGTCATCGCGGAAACCCTGCGGCCCGGTCAACTGGTCGTACTGGAAAGTACCACTTATCCCACGACGACCCGGGACGTCATGCTGCCCATTCTGGATAACGCTGGTCTGAAAGTCGGCGAAGATTATTACCTCGCCTACAGCCCCGAACGCGAGGATCCCGGTAACCCCGACTTCTCTGCAGCGGGCATCCCCAAAGTGGTCGGCGGTATGGAAGAAAACAGTCTGAGGATTGCTTCGGCCCTGTACTCACACGCTGTTGTGAATGTGATCCAGGTCTCGTCTCCGGAAGTCGCCGAAGCCTGCAAGATTCTGGAGAACACCTATCGGGCCGTCAACATCGCGATGGTCAACGAGCTCAAGACACTCTTCGATCGCATGGACATCGATGTCTGGGAAGTCATCGACGCTGCCAAGACCAAGCCTTTCGGTTTCCAGGCCTTTTATCCCGGTCCCGGACTGGGGGGCCACTGTATTCCCATCGATCCGTTCTACCTCAGCTGGCTGGCACGTAAAGAAGGTCAGACGACCCGCTTCATCGAACTGGCCGGTGAAGTCAACACTCGCATGCCACGCTACGTGATTGACCGTCTGGCTGAGTTCATGAACGAAAAAGCAAAACCGCTCAAAGGCAGTAAGATCTGCATGCTGGGCGTGGCTTATAAAAAAGATGTCGACGATCCGCGTGAAAGTCCTTCGTTCCACCTGCTGGATCTGCTGATGGAGCGGGGCGTGGACTTCACCTACAACGATCCCCACATTCCGAAACTGCCCAAGATGCGGCATCACGATGTACCTGCGATGGAAAGTCAGGAACTCACTCCCGAGTATCTGGCAGCTCAGGACTGCGTACTGATCGCGACAGACCACAGTGCTTATGACTATGACTTTATCGTCAAGCACAGCCAGATGGTTCTCGACACTCGTAATGCGACCAAAAATGTGACTGAAGGCCGCGAGAAGATCTTCAAAGCCTGA
- a CDS encoding DUF1802 family protein codes for MQAENQIAFKEWGAICASLAEGRQSLIVRKGGIHEGRDGFRVEHREFWLFPTRFHQGADQLQAGQESLLSQPYAQEPAAGQIRLGLYAVVEQVLELQEESQLAGLEELQVLNQETLAQRFAYKRPGLYVLLVRAYQMPQPFEIEDEARYGGCRSWVELTQAYSTEGATPVLTEEQFQQQKQALETRLS; via the coding sequence ATGCAGGCAGAAAATCAGATCGCCTTTAAAGAGTGGGGAGCCATCTGTGCTTCCCTGGCAGAGGGTCGACAGTCACTGATTGTACGGAAGGGGGGCATTCATGAAGGCCGCGATGGCTTTCGTGTTGAACATCGTGAGTTCTGGCTGTTCCCGACCCGCTTCCATCAGGGCGCGGATCAACTGCAGGCAGGGCAGGAGAGCCTGTTGTCGCAACCTTATGCGCAGGAACCTGCAGCCGGTCAGATCAGGCTTGGGCTGTACGCCGTGGTGGAGCAGGTGCTCGAGTTGCAAGAGGAGTCGCAGTTGGCCGGTCTGGAAGAACTGCAGGTCCTCAACCAGGAGACGCTCGCACAACGCTTTGCGTATAAGCGTCCCGGGTTATACGTTCTGCTGGTTCGGGCGTATCAGATGCCGCAGCCCTTTGAGATTGAAGATGAAGCCCGTTACGGCGGTTGCCGTTCCTGGGTAGAACTTACTCAGGCTTATTCGACAGAGGGGGCGACGCCGGTTTTGACCGAGGAACAGTTTCAGCAGCAGAAACAGGCCCTGGAAACCCGGTTGAGCTGA